The Dasypus novemcinctus isolate mDasNov1 chromosome 2, mDasNov1.1.hap2, whole genome shotgun sequence genome includes a region encoding these proteins:
- the LOC101445033 gene encoding FAST kinase domain-containing protein 3, mitochondrial-like isoform X1: MALITLRRNLCHLLDCLAHGAMAALKHQAANHVHKAAKAHPCPLLFSQQSTPFRVRFHHACCKKFHSENGNDPHPVGEPMFSQVWAWKRLEENTDNMDEQIFYRKLSNLTSSKEVLNFISTLDTLSETVAARALQWICELEKKEGHSRLPKEILENNIFKALCFQFEQEPSHLSNTGLVTALQALILLHGDPQSGLLDSLVAECQSRLRKGSLEVHNLCILAESLIKLQGPGCATVQLILCQLQDENLEALTAKDMVALYRLLQACPEKVHQLQMFLDRMNNYSLSVVSQLSPTWISQMLRALVVLDQTQARPLVIKLGKYAVRHFCSFTNEELSKVLEAFIYFGHTDRLFTKALEQNIAALCLSLNPEIVSKITEYCSRRLILSKPILDTVAENFVCQSEKFSLTQISVIMESFGKLNYLPPNASALFKKLENILFTHFNSFPPKVLLRLLHSCLLIERHPVNFMAKLFNPYFLQRLQGEESYLDRLSLAQLTQLYLSSVLECPFYKGPKLLPKYQVKSFLTPCHSLETPVDFHLHKSVVIGLVDLLGARSYFASKVLTPYWYTIDIEIKLDKEGFVLPFTVDEDVHKRVALCIDGPRRFCFNCKNLLGKEAIKQRHLRLLGYQVVQRKQQGRGDSLNFGTWSLGSKYTEKQMHEERTGAIGQAEALGREKNHLLDS; this comes from the exons ATGGCTTTAATCACCTTGCGGAGGAACCTTTGTCATTTGTTGGATTGTCTAGCACATGGAGCTATGGCTGCTCTGAAACATCAAGCTGCGAATCATGTTCACAAGGCAGCCAAAGCGCATCCATGTCCCTTGCTCTTTTCACAACAGTCCACACCTTTCAGGGTCAGGTTCCATCATGCCTGTTGTAAAAAGTTCCattcagaaaatggaaatgaCCCCCATCCAGTTGGTGAGCCAATGTTTTCTCAAGTATGGGCCTGGAAGAGGCTGGAAGAAAATactgacaacatggatgaacagaTATTTTACAGAAAACTAAGCAACTTGACTTCATCAAAAGAAGTGTTAAATTTTATAAGCACGTTGGACACTCTGTCTGAAACTGTGGCAGCAAGAGCTCTGCAGTGGATAtgtgaactggaaaaaaaagaggGCCACAGTAGGCTGCCGAAAGAAATCTTAgagaataacatcttcaaagcttTATGCTTTCAGTTTGAACAGGAACCCTCACATCTGTCAAACACTGGTTTAGTGACTGCTCTGCAAGCTCTGATCCTGTTGCATGGGGATCCTCAAAGTGGCTTGTTGGATAGCCTGGTGGCAGAGTGCCAGAGTCGTCTCAGAAAGGGTAGCCTGGAAGTTCACAATCTCTGTATTCTTGCAGAAAGTCTGATTAAACTGCAAGGTCCAGGTTGTGCAACAGTACAATTGATTCTATGTCAACTGCAAGATGAAAATTTGGAAGCATTGACCGCTAAAGATATGGTGGCCCTTTATAGACTACTGCAGGCATGTCCTGAAAAAGTGCACCAACTCCAGATGTTTTTAGATAGGATGAACAACTACTCTCTGTCAGTAGTTTCTCAACTGAGTCCTACATGGATCAGCCAAATGCTTAGGGCCTTAGTGGTCCTTGATCAAACTCAGGCACGTCCTCTGGTTATAAAATTGGGTAAATATGCTGTCAGGCATTTCTGTAGTTTCACTAATGAGGAACTAAGTAAAGTCTTGGAGGCTTTCATCTACTTTGGGCACACGGACAGACTTTTTACAAAAGCCCTGGAGCAAAACATAGCTGCACTTTGTCTTTCCTTGAATCCTGAAATTGTCAGCAAAATTACGGAATACTGTAGTAGAAGACTGATTCTTTCAAAGCCCATCTTGGATACAGTGGCAGAAAATTTTGTTTGCCAATCAGAAAAGTTTTCACTTACTCAGATTTCTGTGATAATGGAATCATTTGGAAAACTCAATTATTTACCACCCAATGCCTCTGCTCTATTTAAGAAGCTAGAAAATATTCTCTTCACACATTTCAATTCTTTTCCACCCAAAGTACTACTGAGACTTCTCCATTCATGTTTGCTTATTGAACGCCATCCAGTCAACTTTATGGCAAAACTATTTAACCCTTATTTTCTTCAGCGGCTCCAAG gtgaagaatcatatctggacagatTGAGTCtggcacaactgacacaactgtacttatcctcgGTCCTAGAATGTccattctataag ggtcccaaacttcttcctaaatatcaagtgaaatcatttcttactCCAtgccattccctggagacccctgtggattttcacctTCATAAATCTGTGgtgattggattggttgaccttttaggagcaagatcctactttgcttccaaagtgttaacaccctattggtatacaatag atattgaaattaaattagataaagaaggatttgtattaccatttacagttgatgaagatgtacacaaaag agtagcactgTGCATTGATGGCCCCAGAAGATTTTGTTTTAActgcaaaaatttactaggaaaagaagCTATTAAACAGCGGCACCTCCGgttacttggttatcaagttgtccag
- the LOC101445033 gene encoding FAST kinase domain-containing protein 3, mitochondrial-like isoform X2 produces MALITLRRNLCHLLDCLAHGAMAALKHQAANHVHKAAKAHPCPLLFSQQSTPFRVRFHHACCKKFHSENGNDPHPVGEPMFSQVWAWKRLEENTDNMDEQIFYRKLSNLTSSKEVLNFISTLDTLSETVAARALQWICELEKKEGHSRLPKEILENNIFKALCFQFEQEPSHLSNTGLVTALQALILLHGDPQSGLLDSLVAECQSRLRKGSLEVHNLCILAESLIKLQGPGCATVQLILCQLQDENLEALTAKDMVALYRLLQACPEKVHQLQMFLDRMNNYSLSVVSQLSPTWISQMLRALVVLDQTQARPLVIKLGKYAVRHFCSFTNEELSKVLEAFIYFGHTDRLFTKALEQNIAALCLSLNPEIVSKITEYCSRRLILSKPILDTVAENFVCQSEKFSLTQISVIMESFGKLNYLPPNASALFKKLENILFTHFNSFPPKVLLRLLHSCLLIERHPVNFMAKLFNPYFLQRLQGEESYLDRLSLAQLTQLYLSSVLECPFYKGPKLLPKYQVKSFLTPCHSLETPVDFHLHKSVVIGLVDLLGARSYFASKVLTPYWYTIDIEIKLDKEGFVLPFTVDEDVHKRVALCIDGPRRFCFNCKNLLGKEAIKQRHLRLLGYQVVQIPYHEVEMLKSRLELVEYLQRKLFSQNPGVHC; encoded by the exons ATGGCTTTAATCACCTTGCGGAGGAACCTTTGTCATTTGTTGGATTGTCTAGCACATGGAGCTATGGCTGCTCTGAAACATCAAGCTGCGAATCATGTTCACAAGGCAGCCAAAGCGCATCCATGTCCCTTGCTCTTTTCACAACAGTCCACACCTTTCAGGGTCAGGTTCCATCATGCCTGTTGTAAAAAGTTCCattcagaaaatggaaatgaCCCCCATCCAGTTGGTGAGCCAATGTTTTCTCAAGTATGGGCCTGGAAGAGGCTGGAAGAAAATactgacaacatggatgaacagaTATTTTACAGAAAACTAAGCAACTTGACTTCATCAAAAGAAGTGTTAAATTTTATAAGCACGTTGGACACTCTGTCTGAAACTGTGGCAGCAAGAGCTCTGCAGTGGATAtgtgaactggaaaaaaaagaggGCCACAGTAGGCTGCCGAAAGAAATCTTAgagaataacatcttcaaagcttTATGCTTTCAGTTTGAACAGGAACCCTCACATCTGTCAAACACTGGTTTAGTGACTGCTCTGCAAGCTCTGATCCTGTTGCATGGGGATCCTCAAAGTGGCTTGTTGGATAGCCTGGTGGCAGAGTGCCAGAGTCGTCTCAGAAAGGGTAGCCTGGAAGTTCACAATCTCTGTATTCTTGCAGAAAGTCTGATTAAACTGCAAGGTCCAGGTTGTGCAACAGTACAATTGATTCTATGTCAACTGCAAGATGAAAATTTGGAAGCATTGACCGCTAAAGATATGGTGGCCCTTTATAGACTACTGCAGGCATGTCCTGAAAAAGTGCACCAACTCCAGATGTTTTTAGATAGGATGAACAACTACTCTCTGTCAGTAGTTTCTCAACTGAGTCCTACATGGATCAGCCAAATGCTTAGGGCCTTAGTGGTCCTTGATCAAACTCAGGCACGTCCTCTGGTTATAAAATTGGGTAAATATGCTGTCAGGCATTTCTGTAGTTTCACTAATGAGGAACTAAGTAAAGTCTTGGAGGCTTTCATCTACTTTGGGCACACGGACAGACTTTTTACAAAAGCCCTGGAGCAAAACATAGCTGCACTTTGTCTTTCCTTGAATCCTGAAATTGTCAGCAAAATTACGGAATACTGTAGTAGAAGACTGATTCTTTCAAAGCCCATCTTGGATACAGTGGCAGAAAATTTTGTTTGCCAATCAGAAAAGTTTTCACTTACTCAGATTTCTGTGATAATGGAATCATTTGGAAAACTCAATTATTTACCACCCAATGCCTCTGCTCTATTTAAGAAGCTAGAAAATATTCTCTTCACACATTTCAATTCTTTTCCACCCAAAGTACTACTGAGACTTCTCCATTCATGTTTGCTTATTGAACGCCATCCAGTCAACTTTATGGCAAAACTATTTAACCCTTATTTTCTTCAGCGGCTCCAAG gtgaagaatcatatctggacagatTGAGTCtggcacaactgacacaactgtacttatcctcgGTCCTAGAATGTccattctataag ggtcccaaacttcttcctaaatatcaagtgaaatcatttcttactCCAtgccattccctggagacccctgtggattttcacctTCATAAATCTGTGgtgattggattggttgaccttttaggagcaagatcctactttgcttccaaagtgttaacaccctattggtatacaatag atattgaaattaaattagataaagaaggatttgtattaccatttacagttgatgaagatgtacacaaaag agtagcactgTGCATTGATGGCCCCAGAAGATTTTGTTTTAActgcaaaaatttactaggaaaagaagCTATTAAACAGCGGCACCTCCGgttacttggttatcaagttgtccag ATCCCCTATCATGAGGttgagatgctaaaatcaaggcttgaactGGTGGaatatttacaaagaaaattgttttctcaaaaccctGGGGTTCACTGttga